The following proteins come from a genomic window of Paramicrobacterium humi:
- the gltB gene encoding glutamate synthase large subunit — translation MTSRFPYSRFGLVPEQQGLYDPGHEKDACGLAMVATLRGYAGHDIIEAALDSLRNLEHRGAVGSDAGTGDGAGILTQIPDEFFRAVAGFELPAASQYAVGLAFLPNDADERATEKSAIESIATQEGLVVLGWRSVPTEAAHLGSLAAEAMPAIEQLFVQSEQTAPGDRQLSGIQLDRITYRLRKRAEREIGAYFVSLSCRTIVYKGMVTTLQLEPFYPDLKDERFASKLAIVHSRYSTNTFPSWPLAQPLRMMAHNGEINTIQGNRNWMRARQSQLESELLGDLAPLLPIITPGASDSASFDEVLELLTLTGRSLPHAMLMMVPEAWENRTDLDAKRRDFYEFASMQMEPWDGPAALTFTDGSNVGATLDRNGLRPGRWLETTDGLIVLGSEIGVLDIAPERVKRKGRLQPGKMFLIDIDAGRIIEDDEIKDALAEAQPWGQWLESGRIRLSELPEREHIVHTPASVTRRQRTFGYTEEEVKRLLKPMAETGAEPIGAMGTDTPIAVLADRPRLLFDYFTQKFAQVTNPPLDSIREQVVTSLSLSLGPERNLLSSGPEHTRQVILDFPVIDNDQLAKIQHIDPLPGSATTAIVRALYRFDEGKDALRNRLDAINREVDAAIEAGAEYIVISDRDSNKDLAPIPSLLALASVHHHLIRAETRMKVGLIVEAGDVREVHHVATLIGYGASAVNPYLAMESCEELVRRGDIHGVTADQAVRNVIYALGKGVLKIMSKMGISTVSSYAGAQTFEAVGLSQDFVDTYFTGTESRLGGVGLDVIQAENLHRHTSAYPANEPSHAHQRLETGGEYQWRRDGAPHLFNPDTVFRLQHSTRTRRYDVFREYTKLVDDQAERLMTLRGLFRFDTTRRTPVPLDEVEPVSSIVKRFSTGAMSYGSISKEAHETLAIAMNRLGAKSNTGEGGEDVDRLLDPERRSAIKQVASGRFGVTSMYLTHADDIQIKLAQGAKPGEGGQLPPAKVYPWVARTRHATAGVGLISPPPHHDIYSIEDLKQLIFDLKRANPSARIHTKLVSESGIGAVAAGVAKALADVILVSGHDGGTGASPLNSLKHAGTPWELGLAETQQTLMLNDLRDRVVVQVDGQLKTGRDVVIGALLGAEEFGFATAPLVVSGCVMMRVCHLDTCPVGVATQNPLLRQRFTGQAEFVVNFFQFIAQEVREYLAALGFRSIEEAVGHSELLDTRDAVRHWKAQGLDLAPILDGPVFPDGTPRRHARNQDHELDKHFDAELIRRSRSVLEDGGSTTIALPVANTARAVGTMLGHEVTKRHGEQGLPENSIVVELTGSAGQSFGAFVPSGITLRLTGDSNDYVGKGLSGGRIAIFPPSDAAFAAEENVIAGNVIGYGATQGSMFLSGVVGERFLVRNSGATAVVEGVGDHALEYMTGGLAVILGPTGRNLGAGMSGGSAYIFELDREHVNREAIAGDELDLLPLGPGDTEILRDLLTQHHAETGSPLAQRLLEDFEAAAQKFTKVLPRDYAAVLQMRQEAVAEGLDPDGDEMWGRILEVTRG, via the coding sequence ATGACCTCACGCTTCCCCTATTCCCGGTTCGGGCTCGTTCCCGAGCAGCAGGGACTGTACGATCCTGGCCACGAGAAGGACGCCTGCGGCCTCGCGATGGTCGCAACGCTGCGCGGATACGCCGGTCACGACATCATCGAGGCGGCGCTCGATTCGCTGCGCAATCTCGAACACCGCGGCGCAGTCGGCTCTGACGCCGGAACGGGCGATGGCGCCGGCATCCTCACCCAGATCCCCGACGAGTTCTTCCGCGCCGTCGCGGGCTTCGAGCTTCCGGCCGCCTCCCAGTACGCGGTCGGCCTCGCGTTCCTGCCGAACGACGCCGACGAGCGCGCGACCGAGAAGTCCGCGATCGAGTCGATAGCGACGCAAGAGGGGCTCGTCGTGCTCGGCTGGCGGAGTGTGCCGACCGAGGCGGCTCACCTCGGCTCCCTCGCCGCTGAGGCGATGCCCGCGATCGAGCAGCTCTTCGTTCAGAGCGAGCAGACTGCTCCGGGCGACCGGCAGCTCAGCGGCATCCAGCTCGACCGCATCACCTATAGGCTCCGTAAGCGTGCAGAACGCGAGATCGGAGCCTATTTCGTCTCCCTGTCATGCCGCACCATCGTGTACAAGGGCATGGTAACGACGCTGCAGCTCGAACCGTTCTATCCCGACCTCAAGGACGAGCGGTTCGCGTCAAAGCTCGCGATCGTGCACTCGCGCTACTCGACGAACACGTTCCCCTCGTGGCCGCTCGCACAGCCGTTGCGGATGATGGCGCACAACGGGGAGATCAACACGATCCAGGGCAACCGCAACTGGATGCGCGCCCGCCAGTCGCAATTGGAATCGGAGCTGCTGGGGGACCTCGCGCCGCTGCTGCCGATCATCACGCCGGGCGCGAGCGACTCCGCCTCGTTCGACGAAGTGCTCGAGCTGCTCACGCTCACGGGACGCTCCCTGCCGCACGCGATGCTCATGATGGTGCCAGAGGCGTGGGAGAACCGCACCGACCTCGATGCGAAGCGGCGCGACTTCTACGAGTTCGCCTCGATGCAGATGGAACCGTGGGACGGCCCCGCCGCCCTCACGTTCACCGACGGCTCGAACGTCGGAGCCACTCTCGACCGCAACGGGCTGCGCCCCGGGCGCTGGCTTGAGACCACCGACGGGCTCATCGTTCTCGGCAGCGAGATCGGCGTGCTCGACATCGCGCCGGAGCGCGTCAAGCGCAAGGGCCGCCTCCAGCCGGGAAAGATGTTCCTCATCGACATCGACGCCGGCCGCATCATCGAGGACGACGAGATCAAGGACGCCCTCGCGGAGGCACAGCCGTGGGGTCAGTGGCTCGAATCCGGCCGGATTCGCCTGTCCGAACTGCCCGAGCGCGAGCACATCGTGCACACTCCCGCGTCGGTCACGCGCCGACAGCGCACCTTCGGCTACACGGAGGAGGAAGTCAAGCGACTGCTGAAGCCGATGGCGGAGACCGGAGCGGAGCCGATCGGCGCGATGGGAACGGACACGCCCATCGCCGTGCTCGCCGATCGGCCGCGACTGCTCTTCGACTACTTCACGCAGAAGTTCGCGCAAGTGACGAATCCGCCTCTCGATTCGATTCGCGAGCAGGTCGTGACCTCTCTCTCGCTGTCGCTCGGTCCCGAGCGCAACCTGCTCAGCTCCGGCCCGGAGCACACGCGCCAGGTCATTCTCGACTTCCCCGTCATCGACAACGACCAGCTTGCGAAGATCCAGCACATCGACCCGCTGCCGGGCAGCGCGACGACGGCGATCGTGCGCGCCCTTTACCGGTTCGACGAAGGCAAGGACGCGCTGCGCAACCGCCTGGACGCGATAAACCGTGAGGTGGATGCCGCCATCGAGGCGGGTGCGGAATACATCGTGATCAGCGACCGCGACTCCAACAAGGATCTGGCGCCCATTCCGTCGCTTCTCGCCCTCGCGTCTGTGCACCACCACCTCATCCGCGCGGAGACGCGCATGAAGGTCGGCCTCATCGTCGAGGCCGGTGACGTGCGCGAAGTGCACCACGTCGCGACGCTCATCGGCTACGGCGCCTCGGCCGTCAACCCGTACCTCGCGATGGAGAGCTGCGAGGAGCTCGTCCGACGCGGCGACATCCACGGCGTCACGGCAGACCAGGCCGTGCGGAACGTGATCTACGCGCTCGGCAAGGGCGTTCTGAAGATCATGTCGAAGATGGGCATCTCAACCGTCTCCTCCTATGCGGGTGCGCAGACCTTCGAGGCCGTCGGTCTCAGTCAGGACTTCGTCGACACGTACTTCACGGGGACGGAGTCACGGCTCGGGGGAGTCGGCCTCGACGTCATCCAGGCCGAGAACCTGCACCGCCACACCTCCGCATACCCGGCGAACGAGCCGAGCCACGCGCACCAGCGACTGGAGACCGGCGGCGAGTACCAGTGGCGACGCGACGGCGCCCCGCACCTCTTCAATCCGGACACGGTGTTCCGTCTGCAGCACTCGACGCGCACCCGCCGCTACGACGTGTTCCGCGAATACACGAAGCTCGTCGACGATCAAGCGGAGAGGCTCATGACGCTTCGCGGCCTGTTCCGGTTCGACACGACACGTCGCACCCCGGTACCGCTCGACGAGGTCGAACCGGTCTCCTCGATCGTCAAGCGATTCTCCACGGGCGCGATGAGCTATGGCTCGATCTCGAAGGAGGCGCACGAGACTCTTGCGATAGCGATGAACCGGCTCGGAGCGAAATCGAACACCGGCGAGGGCGGCGAGGACGTCGACCGGCTCCTCGACCCGGAACGCCGGAGCGCGATCAAGCAAGTCGCGTCCGGCCGGTTCGGCGTGACGAGCATGTACCTCACCCACGCGGACGACATCCAGATCAAGCTCGCCCAGGGCGCCAAGCCGGGCGAAGGCGGCCAGCTACCACCGGCGAAGGTGTACCCGTGGGTCGCGCGCACGCGACACGCGACGGCGGGCGTCGGCCTCATCTCGCCACCGCCGCACCACGACATCTACTCGATCGAGGATCTCAAGCAGCTCATCTTCGACCTCAAGCGAGCGAACCCGTCCGCGCGCATCCACACGAAGCTCGTGAGCGAGTCAGGCATCGGTGCGGTCGCTGCGGGCGTCGCGAAGGCTCTCGCCGATGTGATCCTCGTCTCGGGTCACGACGGTGGAACGGGGGCGAGTCCGCTCAATTCGCTCAAGCACGCGGGAACCCCGTGGGAACTGGGCCTCGCTGAGACGCAGCAGACTCTCATGCTCAACGATCTGCGCGACCGGGTCGTCGTGCAGGTCGACGGTCAGCTCAAGACCGGGCGCGACGTCGTCATCGGCGCCCTGCTCGGCGCCGAGGAATTCGGCTTCGCGACCGCGCCACTCGTCGTCTCAGGGTGCGTCATGATGCGCGTGTGCCACCTCGACACCTGTCCGGTGGGGGTCGCCACGCAGAATCCTCTGCTACGGCAGCGATTCACGGGTCAGGCCGAGTTCGTCGTGAACTTCTTCCAATTCATCGCCCAGGAAGTGCGCGAGTACCTCGCGGCACTCGGCTTCCGCTCGATCGAGGAGGCCGTCGGACACAGCGAGCTGCTCGACACGCGTGACGCGGTTCGCCACTGGAAGGCGCAGGGACTCGACCTTGCCCCGATTCTCGACGGGCCCGTGTTCCCCGACGGCACCCCGCGCAGGCACGCGCGCAATCAGGACCATGAACTCGACAAGCACTTCGATGCCGAGCTCATCCGGCGTTCGCGGAGCGTGCTCGAGGACGGCGGGTCGACGACCATCGCGCTCCCGGTCGCCAACACGGCGCGTGCGGTCGGGACGATGCTCGGGCACGAGGTGACAAAGCGCCACGGAGAGCAGGGGCTCCCCGAGAACTCGATCGTTGTCGAGCTCACGGGCTCCGCCGGGCAGTCGTTCGGCGCCTTCGTGCCCTCCGGTATCACGCTCCGGCTCACGGGCGACTCCAACGACTACGTCGGAAAGGGCCTCTCGGGCGGCCGCATCGCGATCTTCCCTCCCTCCGACGCAGCGTTCGCGGCCGAAGAGAACGTCATCGCCGGAAACGTCATCGGCTACGGCGCAACGCAGGGCAGCATGTTCCTGAGCGGCGTCGTGGGTGAACGCTTCCTCGTGCGCAACTCCGGCGCGACGGCCGTCGTCGAAGGGGTCGGTGACCACGCCCTCGAGTACATGACCGGCGGGCTCGCCGTGATTCTCGGCCCGACCGGCCGCAACCTCGGCGCCGGCATGTCGGGCGGCAGCGCCTACATCTTCGAGCTCGACCGCGAGCACGTCAACCGCGAAGCGATCGCAGGCGACGAACTCGACCTTCTCCCGCTCGGACCGGGCGACACCGAGATCCTGCGCGACCTGCTCACGCAACACCACGCCGAGACCGGCTCCCCGCTGGCGCAACGACTGCTCGAGGACTTCGAGGCCGCGGCGCAGAAATTCACGAAAGTACTACCCCGCGACTACGCGGCCGTGCTGCAGATGCGGCAGGAGGCCGTGGCCGAAGGCCTCGACCCCGACGGCGATGAGATGTGGGGCCGAATCCTGGAGGTAACCCGTGGCTGA
- a CDS encoding glutamate synthase subunit beta translates to MADPRGFLKVTERELPQRRPVPVRIMDWKEVYEKGDPEQLRRQAGRCMDCGVPFCHQGCPLGNLIPEWNDLTWRGEDRAAADRLHATNNFPELTGRLCPAPCESACVLGINQPAVTIKRVEQSIADQAFDNGWIDAHPPERLTGKTVAIVGSGPAGLAAAQQLTRAGHTVAVYERDDRIGGLLRYGIPDFKLEKRVLEQRLKQMREEGTRFRPGVNIGVDLSWADLRSRYDAVIIATGSLVPRDLPIPGRDLGGVHFAMDYLVRANHQVAGDEVAEPITATGKHVIVLGGGDTGSDCIGTAHRQGAASVTNLAIGRQPLTGRPEHQPWPMMPTLFEVQTSHEEGGAREYLVSTVEFLADDDGNVRSLRVAETEFVDGRRVPKSGTEREIPADLVLLALGFTGPEPEDLASQLAVPFTDRGNVARDADYQTELPGVFVAGDAGRGQSLIVWAIAEGRSAAAAVDRYLEGESDLPAPVLPTDRAIAL, encoded by the coding sequence GTGGCTGATCCCAGAGGCTTCCTGAAGGTCACGGAACGCGAACTTCCTCAACGGCGTCCCGTGCCCGTCCGCATCATGGACTGGAAGGAAGTGTATGAGAAGGGCGATCCGGAGCAGCTGCGTCGGCAGGCGGGGCGTTGCATGGATTGCGGCGTGCCGTTCTGTCACCAGGGCTGCCCGCTCGGGAACCTGATCCCGGAGTGGAACGACCTCACGTGGCGGGGCGAAGACCGTGCGGCAGCCGACCGCCTGCACGCGACCAACAATTTTCCCGAGCTGACGGGACGGCTGTGCCCCGCTCCGTGCGAGAGCGCGTGCGTTCTCGGCATCAACCAGCCGGCCGTGACGATCAAGCGCGTCGAACAGTCGATCGCCGATCAGGCGTTCGACAACGGCTGGATCGACGCGCACCCGCCGGAGCGTCTCACGGGAAAGACCGTCGCGATCGTCGGCTCCGGGCCCGCGGGACTCGCCGCCGCCCAGCAGCTCACGCGGGCCGGTCACACCGTCGCCGTGTACGAGCGCGACGACCGCATCGGCGGTCTTCTGCGTTACGGAATTCCGGACTTCAAGCTCGAGAAGCGCGTGCTCGAGCAGCGCCTCAAGCAAATGCGCGAAGAGGGCACGCGGTTCCGCCCGGGCGTGAACATCGGCGTCGATCTCAGCTGGGCCGACCTGCGCAGCCGCTACGACGCCGTGATCATCGCGACGGGTTCGCTCGTTCCGCGTGACCTGCCCATTCCCGGACGGGACCTCGGCGGCGTGCACTTCGCCATGGACTACCTCGTACGCGCGAACCATCAGGTCGCGGGCGACGAGGTCGCCGAGCCCATCACCGCCACGGGAAAGCACGTCATCGTGCTCGGCGGCGGCGACACCGGCTCGGACTGCATCGGAACCGCGCACCGCCAGGGAGCGGCGTCGGTGACGAACCTCGCCATCGGTCGCCAACCGCTCACAGGCCGGCCCGAGCACCAGCCATGGCCCATGATGCCCACACTCTTCGAAGTGCAGACCTCCCACGAAGAAGGCGGCGCCCGCGAGTACCTCGTCTCGACCGTCGAGTTCCTCGCCGACGACGACGGAAACGTGCGGTCGCTCCGCGTCGCCGAGACCGAATTCGTCGACGGCCGCCGCGTGCCCAAGTCAGGCACCGAGCGGGAGATCCCCGCGGACCTCGTGCTCCTCGCCCTCGGTTTCACCGGGCCGGAGCCCGAGGATCTTGCCTCGCAACTCGCCGTTCCGTTCACCGACAGAGGCAATGTCGCTCGCGACGCCGACTATCAGACAGAGCTGCCGGGAGTGTTCGTCGCGGGGGATGCCGGACGCGGCCAATCGCTCATCGTCTGGGCCATCGCGGAAGGTCGGTCAGCGGCCGCAGCCGTTGACCGGTATCTTGAAGGGGAGAGCGATCTTCCCGCACCGGTCCTTCCGACCGATCGCGCGATCGCCCTCTGA
- the pyk gene encoding pyruvate kinase translates to MRRAKIVATLGPATSSYENIRALIDAGVNVARMNLSHGSYDVHEGVYANVRKAAADADKPIAVLVDLQGPKIRLGKFEGGPYELAAGDIFTITTEDILGNKDISSTTFKGLPQDVSPGDFLLIDDGKVRVKVLETDGVRVKTEVIVAGPVSNNKGINLPGVAVNVPALSEKDEADLRWGLKLGADFIALSFVRNAADIERVHEIMDEEGITLPVIAKIEKPQAVDALEEIIDAFDGIMVARGDLGVELPLEAVPLVQKRAVELCRRMAKPVIVATQMLESMISSPVPTRAETSDVANAVLDGADAVMLSGETSVGEYPEVTVRTMARIVQATEEHGLERIAPLGSQPRTQGGALTLAASEVAEFVDARYLCVFTETGDSVRRMSRLRTKIPVLAFTPNESTRRRMQLNWGIESFIVDRVTHTDEMFGQVDDILLGTGRAVEGEKVVVISGSPPGISGSTNDVRVHRMGDAHQGVAPAYALVKKQSQ, encoded by the coding sequence ATGAGACGAGCAAAAATCGTCGCAACGCTTGGACCGGCGACGTCCAGCTATGAAAATATCCGCGCGCTCATCGATGCCGGTGTCAACGTCGCGCGCATGAACCTCAGTCACGGCAGCTACGACGTTCACGAGGGCGTCTACGCGAACGTGCGCAAGGCCGCAGCCGACGCCGACAAGCCGATCGCGGTGCTAGTCGACCTCCAGGGCCCCAAGATCCGGCTCGGCAAGTTCGAAGGCGGACCCTACGAGCTCGCCGCCGGCGACATCTTCACGATCACGACCGAAGACATCCTCGGCAACAAGGACATCTCGAGCACGACCTTCAAGGGACTGCCGCAAGACGTCTCGCCCGGGGACTTCCTCCTCATCGACGACGGCAAGGTGCGCGTCAAGGTCCTCGAGACCGACGGCGTCCGCGTCAAGACCGAAGTCATCGTCGCGGGCCCCGTCTCGAACAACAAGGGCATCAACCTGCCCGGCGTGGCCGTCAACGTGCCCGCCCTCTCCGAGAAGGACGAAGCGGATCTGCGCTGGGGACTCAAGCTCGGCGCCGACTTCATCGCCCTGTCGTTCGTGCGCAACGCCGCCGACATCGAGCGCGTGCACGAGATCATGGACGAAGAGGGAATCACTCTCCCTGTCATCGCGAAGATCGAGAAGCCGCAGGCCGTCGACGCTCTCGAGGAGATCATCGACGCGTTCGACGGCATCATGGTCGCCCGCGGCGACCTCGGCGTCGAGCTGCCGCTCGAAGCGGTTCCGCTCGTGCAGAAGCGCGCGGTCGAGCTCTGCCGTCGCATGGCGAAGCCCGTCATCGTCGCGACGCAGATGCTCGAGTCGATGATCTCGAGTCCCGTGCCCACGCGCGCGGAGACCTCGGACGTCGCCAATGCGGTGCTCGACGGCGCCGACGCGGTCATGCTCAGCGGCGAGACGAGTGTGGGGGAGTACCCCGAGGTCACGGTGCGCACGATGGCCCGCATCGTCCAGGCCACCGAGGAGCACGGTCTCGAACGCATCGCCCCGCTCGGCTCGCAGCCGCGCACGCAGGGCGGCGCCCTGACCCTCGCGGCATCCGAAGTGGCCGAGTTCGTCGATGCGCGCTACTTGTGCGTGTTCACCGAGACCGGCGACTCCGTGCGCCGCATGTCCCGCCTGCGCACGAAGATCCCCGTGCTCGCTTTCACGCCGAACGAGTCCACGCGCCGTCGCATGCAGCTCAACTGGGGCATCGAGTCGTTCATCGTCGACCGCGTCACGCACACCGACGAGATGTTCGGTCAGGTCGACGACATCCTCCTCGGAACGGGCCGCGCCGTCGAAGGCGAGAAGGTCGTCGTGATCTCGGGATCGCCTCCCGGAATCTCGGGCTCCACGAACGACGTGCGCGTTCATCGCATGGGCGACGCCCACCAGGGAGTCGCACCCGCCTACGCGCTCGTGAAGAAGCAGTCTCAGTAG
- a CDS encoding ANTAR domain-containing response regulator encodes MTEQDTPANAPRRVVVAEDESLIRLDIVEILRDNGFEVVGEAGDGETAVALATELRPDLVIMDVKMPKLDGISAAEKLSKAQIAPVVLLTAFSQKDLVERASEAGALAYVVKPFTPNDLLPAIEIALSRHQQIITLEAEVADMVERFETRKLVDRAKGLLNEKMGLTEPEAFRWIQKASMDRRLTMHDVAQAIIEQLSAKKK; translated from the coding sequence GTGACTGAGCAAGATACCCCCGCAAACGCACCCCGTCGTGTTGTCGTCGCTGAGGACGAATCGCTGATTCGACTCGACATCGTCGAGATCCTCCGAGACAACGGATTCGAGGTGGTAGGAGAGGCCGGCGACGGCGAAACCGCAGTCGCCCTCGCGACCGAGCTGCGACCGGATCTCGTCATCATGGACGTGAAGATGCCGAAGCTCGACGGAATCTCGGCTGCGGAGAAGCTCAGCAAGGCGCAGATCGCTCCTGTGGTCCTTCTCACCGCTTTCAGCCAGAAGGACCTCGTCGAGCGTGCGTCCGAGGCTGGAGCCCTCGCCTACGTCGTGAAGCCCTTCACTCCCAACGACCTGCTGCCCGCCATTGAGATCGCCCTCAGCCGCCACCAGCAAATCATCACCCTCGAAGCCGAAGTGGCCGATATGGTCGAGCGTTTCGAGACCCGCAAGCTCGTGGACCGCGCCAAGGGCCTGCTCAACGAGAAGATGGGGCTCACTGAGCCGGAGGCCTTCCGCTGGATCCAGAAGGCTTCCATGGATCGCCGACTCACCATGCACGACGTCGCACAGGCGATTATCGAGCAGCTGAGCGCGAAGAAGAAGTAG
- a CDS encoding transporter substrate-binding domain-containing protein: protein MKAKKRWITGGAVVASLGLVAGLTACSGDSGADADAPLDDTYVVATDTSFVPFEFKDGGDYVGFDIDLINAVADEAGFKIDLKTTNFDGIIPGLQTGTFDIAIAGITITDERAKKIDFSDPYYKSGLRIGVPVDNTDIKGVDDLAGKNVATRLGSTSAEYIEKNIPDATPKTFEQLDQAYLAVESGSADAVLYDAPNVAYYIQTKGEDSLKMVGELMEAQDYGIAIAQGNANLVKAIDDALATLKDDGTYDELYKKWFGEAPSDD from the coding sequence GTGAAAGCAAAGAAGCGATGGATCACCGGGGGCGCAGTCGTCGCCTCGCTCGGACTGGTAGCGGGCCTGACTGCCTGTTCCGGAGACAGCGGGGCCGACGCAGACGCACCCCTCGACGACACGTACGTCGTCGCGACGGACACTTCGTTCGTCCCGTTCGAGTTCAAGGACGGCGGTGACTATGTCGGCTTCGACATCGATCTCATCAACGCCGTCGCTGACGAGGCCGGCTTTAAGATCGACCTCAAGACGACCAACTTCGACGGAATCATTCCGGGCCTCCAGACGGGCACCTTCGACATCGCAATCGCGGGCATCACCATCACCGACGAGCGAGCGAAGAAGATCGACTTCTCCGACCCGTACTACAAGTCCGGACTGCGCATCGGTGTGCCCGTGGACAATACGGACATCAAGGGCGTCGATGACCTTGCCGGCAAGAACGTGGCAACCCGGCTCGGGTCCACGAGCGCCGAGTACATCGAGAAGAACATTCCCGATGCGACGCCGAAGACGTTCGAGCAGCTCGATCAGGCGTACCTCGCGGTCGAGTCCGGCAGCGCCGATGCTGTGCTGTACGACGCGCCGAACGTCGCCTATTACATCCAGACCAAGGGTGAAGACAGCCTAAAGATGGTCGGCGAGCTCATGGAAGCGCAGGACTACGGGATCGCGATAGCCCAGGGCAATGCCAATCTCGTGAAGGCCATCGACGACGCTCTCGCCACTCTCAAGGACGACGGAACGTACGACGAGCTGTACAAGAAGTGGTTCGGCGAAGCTCCGAGCGACGACTAA
- a CDS encoding amino acid ABC transporter permease, with protein sequence MVHTAQFDWLGVVDYLPALGVGLYYTVLISIVGLLIGFVLGAIFGLGRISRNKIIYGISTVYVEVLRGTPILVQAIWTFYALPLIIGFNIPPLTAGIVVIGLNSGAYIAEIVRGAVQSIEKGQMEAGRSLGMGRHMTMLHVIWPQAFKRMIPPLGNQFIISIKDTSILSVILVPELIFQARLIAANHFNAVEIYTTAALCYLVITLPLSKVLNVVEKRLARS encoded by the coding sequence ATGGTACATACAGCCCAATTCGACTGGCTCGGCGTAGTCGACTATCTCCCGGCACTCGGTGTCGGCCTCTACTACACCGTCCTCATTTCGATCGTCGGACTGCTCATCGGCTTCGTGCTTGGCGCGATCTTCGGACTCGGTCGCATCTCGCGCAACAAGATCATTTACGGAATCTCCACCGTCTACGTCGAAGTCCTCCGCGGAACACCGATTCTCGTGCAGGCCATCTGGACGTTCTACGCGCTTCCGTTGATCATCGGATTCAATATCCCGCCGCTCACGGCCGGTATCGTCGTCATCGGGCTCAACTCGGGCGCGTATATCGCAGAGATCGTCCGCGGCGCCGTGCAGTCGATCGAGAAGGGCCAGATGGAGGCCGGACGCTCCCTTGGCATGGGCCGCCACATGACCATGCTTCACGTGATCTGGCCGCAAGCGTTCAAGCGCATGATTCCGCCGCTCGGCAACCAATTCATAATCAGCATCAAGGACACCTCGATCCTTTCGGTGATCCTGGTTCCCGAACTCATCTTCCAGGCGCGCCTCATCGCCGCAAACCACTTCAACGCCGTCGAGATCTACACGACTGCGGCGCTGTGTTATCTGGTCATCACCCTGCCCCTGTCGAAGGTGCTCAACGTCGTCGAGAAGAGGCTGGCCCGCTCATGA
- a CDS encoding amino acid ABC transporter ATP-binding protein, protein MIIHVSDLHKKFGDLEVLKGINCDVEPSEVVCVIGPSGSGKSTFLRCLNLLEEITSGDVVIDGQSLTAKDVDINAVRTEIGMVFQQFNLFPHKSVIENIMLAPMKVRKLSRAEARERGVRLLEKVGLAAKADAYPAQLSGGQQQRVAIARALAMEPKMMLFDEPTSALDPELVGEVLAVMKQLALEGMTMVVVTHEMGFAREVGDRVMFMDGGVVVEEGKPEDIFDRPQSARTREFLNKVL, encoded by the coding sequence ATGATCATCCACGTTTCAGATCTGCACAAGAAGTTCGGGGACCTGGAGGTCCTCAAGGGAATCAACTGCGACGTCGAACCGTCCGAGGTCGTGTGTGTGATTGGTCCAAGCGGTTCGGGGAAGAGCACATTCCTGCGGTGCCTCAACCTGCTTGAGGAGATCACGAGCGGTGACGTCGTCATCGACGGTCAATCCCTTACGGCGAAAGACGTCGACATCAACGCAGTGCGCACCGAAATCGGAATGGTGTTCCAGCAGTTCAACCTCTTCCCGCACAAGTCGGTGATCGAGAACATCATGCTCGCTCCAATGAAGGTTCGAAAGCTCAGTCGCGCTGAGGCTCGCGAGCGCGGGGTGCGCCTGCTCGAGAAAGTCGGACTCGCCGCGAAGGCCGACGCGTACCCGGCTCAGCTGTCGGGCGGACAGCAGCAGCGCGTCGCCATCGCCAGGGCCCTCGCCATGGAGCCGAAGATGATGCTCTTCGACGAACCGACGAGCGCTCTTGACCCCGAGCTCGTCGGCGAGGTGCTCGCCGTCATGAAGCAGCTCGCCCTTGAGGGGATGACCATGGTCGTCGTCACGCACGAGATGGGCTTCGCCCGGGAGGTCGGTGACCGCGTGATGTTCATGGACGGCGGAGTCGTCGTCGAAGAGGGCAAACCGGAGGACATCTTCGACCGCCCGCAATCAGCACGCACACGTGAGTTTCTGAATAAGGTGCTCTGA
- a CDS encoding hotdog fold thioesterase, giving the protein MSQTASDPLEYVNTRGLGALAEKMGIRITEFGVERTVGTMPVEGNTQPAMLLHGGAYVVLGESLGSMSANYFAGEGRLAVGIDINATHTRSATSGIVTGVCTPIHLGRSLTVHEIAICDEQGRRCSTVRITNLIKDRPAT; this is encoded by the coding sequence ATGAGCCAGACAGCATCCGACCCCCTTGAATACGTGAACACTCGAGGGCTGGGAGCTCTCGCCGAGAAGATGGGCATCAGGATCACCGAGTTCGGCGTCGAACGCACGGTGGGCACCATGCCAGTGGAGGGAAACACGCAGCCGGCGATGCTGCTCCACGGTGGCGCGTACGTCGTTCTCGGCGAGTCGCTCGGTTCCATGTCGGCCAACTACTTCGCCGGCGAAGGGCGTCTCGCTGTCGGCATCGACATCAATGCCACGCACACGCGGTCGGCGACGTCCGGAATCGTGACGGGCGTGTGTACGCCCATTCATCTTGGCCGCAGCCTCACCGTGCACGAGATCGCGATCTGCGACGAGCAGGGGCGGCGTTGCTCGACGGTGCGGATCACGAATCTCATCAAGGATCGCCCCGCGACCTGA